A segment of the Cohnella algarum genome:
AGCCTGCCGCTTCTTCGCCAGGAGTATTTTTTGCTGCTCGTTCGCTTTTCGACGCCCTGGGAGCAGGCGAAACGGCGGTGGGAGTTTCTGCAGGTGGATCTGGAGCCCCGGGGCTTCGTCGTCATGCTGCTCCAAATCGACGGCTTCGAGGAGCGGGTCGCCCGCAGGCCCGTCCAGGAGGTCGAGCTGATCCGCTTCTCGCTGCAAAATATCGCGGAGGAAACGATCCGCGAATTCGCCCGCTGCATCGTGTTTCCGGCGAAGCACAACCGATTCGTCGCCGTCCTCAACGAGCCGTCGTCCTCTTCCCCGACCCGGATCGCGGAACGAATCTGCAAAAACGTGGAACGGTACGCCGATTTCACTGTCTCCATCGGCGTCGGCGGCAGGGTCGACGACGTCGGCGAGCTGCCCCGAAGCTTGCGGCAGGCGGACCGGGCGCTCGCCTATCATCTGTATACCGAAGGCAACGGAGCGATCGGTTACGACGAGCTGCCGCCTTCGGACTCGCAGGCGCCGCTCGGCCTGGAGCAAAAGGACGAGCTGCTGCTCGCGCTGCGTTCGGGCAACGGAGAGCGCGCCGCCGGCATTGTCTCGGAAATGACGGCCGCTTTTCAACGGCTGCCCGCGCAGCCTCACCCCGATTATTTGCTGAGCCTGTACGAGGAGCTTGCCGCTTCCGCGATCCGCAAGCTGTACGAGCTCGTGCCGCAGCCGGAGGTTCAGCCGCTCGTGGACCGCTTCAAGGCGGGGCGGAGCGAGTCGGGGGCGAGTTTGACGGGACTCGAGCAGCAGCTGCTGGCGCTGTGCCGGGACGGGGCCGATTTGATCCGCAAAAACTCCCTGTCCGAGGGCCAGGCGATCATTTACAAGGCGCTTGATTATGTGAAAGCCCATTTGGGCCGAAACGTGGCCGTGACCGAATGCGCGGCGCACGTGCATCTGAGCTCCAGCTATTTCGCCAGCTTGTTCAAGAGGGTAACCGGCATGACGTTTACGCAGTACGTCACCGCCGAGCGCATCCAGAAAGCGAAGGCGCTGATCCTCGGCGGGATGTCCGTGCAGGAGGTCGCCGGGGCCGTCGGCTACGAAGAACGCCGCTACTTCAGCGAAATGTTCAAAAAAGCGACCGGTCTGACCCCTTCCGAATTCCGGGAGAGCTACGTTCCCGGCGGGGATAACGAGCCAAAAGCGTAATTTTGTGGCCCTTGAGAGTGAATTCGCAGCACTCTCTTTTTTTGCGGTTTCCTTCATAATGAAAGCATGGCAAACGACATCGAATACAAAAAAGGGGCGCTAATCGACATGTGGAAAAAAGCGATGGGCATCGGCCTGGTCACGGTACTCGCGGGAAGCCTGGCGGCATGCGGCGGTTCGAATTCGAATTCGAATGCGGAGCCGACGCCGTCCGGCTCGGGTTCCCCGTCTTCTTCGGCCTCGGCGTCCCCCGCGGCTTCGAGCGGGGAGAAGAAAACGATCGCCTATTGGACGGGCGACCGTCACGACCAGGAGTACATCAAGGAATTGATCGCGGAATTCAACGCGGCGAACGAGGACAACATCGAAGTCGAAATGACGGTGCTTTCGGAAAACTACAACCAGAGCGTCGACATCGCGTTCTCGAGCAATCAGGCACCCGACCTTTTGCGCATAAAGAGCGGAAATGCCGAGACGTTCGTCAAGAAAGGCTACCTGGCCCCGATCGACGAGTACGTCACCGAGGACATGAAGACGAAATTTTCGTCCGTGCTGCTGGACGGAGTGAACATTTTCGACGGCAAGCTCTACAGCCTGCCGAACTCGGGCCAGACGCTGCGGCTCGTCTACAACAAGGACCTGTTCGAAAAGGCGGGCATCGCCAAGCCGCCGGAATCGCTGCAGGAAATGGCGGACGCCGCCAAAAAAATCACCGAAGCCGGCAAAAAAGAAGGCGCGTACGGCTTCGCCCTCAACTTCAAAAATCCGAAGAGCGCGTTCGACCGCTCCGTCCGGGAAATTTTGTCGCTGAGCGGCTACCAAGGCCTCGGCTTCGACTATAAGACAGGTCAATTCGATTTCGGGCCTTATTCGCAAGTGATCGAGTATTTCAAGCAAATGTACGACGACGGCAGCATCATGCCGGGGGCGGAAACGCTGGACATCGATCCGCTGCGGGCGCAGTTCGCGGCAGGCAAGATCGGCATGTATCTGTCGTTCTCGACGGAGCCGGGCGTTTACAAGGATCAGTTCCCGACGGAAGTCGACTGGGCGGCGGCTCTCGCGCCGACGCTGGACGGAACGCGCAAGGGCACGTCCGAAATCGTCTCCGCCGGCACGTGGCTCGGCATCAGCGAAAAATCCGCCAACAAGGACGCGGCCTGGAAGTTTATGCAGTACATGTACGGCGACGAGATATTGACGACGTATCATGAAAAAGGGTTTGGCATTTCAGTCGTGCCGAGCATCGCGGAAAAAGCCCAAAACCCGGACGTTCCGGGCATGGAAGGCTTCCTGGTCGGGGAGTTCGACTCCCTGTGGCCGGTGTCGCCCGTCGTGACGCCGGAAGGGGCCACTTACGGCGACGATTTCTTCAAGTACATGCTGAGCGGCGGAGATCTGGCGAAAATTACGGAAGACCTGAACAAGCGGTACAACGATGCGCTGACGAAAGCGGCGGAAAAAGGCGACGTCAAGGTAACTCCGAATCCGTCGTTCGATCCGGCGGCGTTGAAAGGCTGATACCAATCGAGGGCAAGGGCAGGGCTTTCGTGCACGATCGGCGAGAGCCCTGCTGACTTTACCCGGAGAAGAGGAGGAGAGAAAGGTGTCCAAGTGGAAAAGACTGCAGGAAAACTCGCTGCTCCTTTTTCCGAGCGTCGTCCTGACTCTGGCGTTGGGCATCTATCCGCTCGTATGGGTGCTGCGCTACATGTTTTACGATTACCCCGGATACGGCACCGCGCTGTTCGTCGGGCTCGACAACTTTCGAAGGCTTGCCGAGGATAAGCTGTTCTGGGATTCCGTTGTCAACACGCTCGTGTTCGCCGCCGGCAAGCTCGTGCTGACGATTCCGTTGTCGCTGCTGCTCGCCGTCATTCTGAACGGCAAAATTCGGGGGCGAAGCTTCCTGCGGGCCGTTTACTTCATGCCGACGGTTATCAGCACGGCGGTCATCTCCATCGTGTTTTACATCATTTTCAACTCGTATAACGGCATGGTGAACCAGCTGCTGATGCAGATCGGCCTCGTCGGGGAACCGATCGAATGGCTCGGTCCGAAGCATGCGATGCTGACCGTCATTCTGGTCGCGGTTTGGGGAGCGGTCGGCAATTACATGCTGCTGTTTTTGGCCGGCTTGCAAAGCATTCCGCACGACCTGTACGAGAGCGCCGCCATCGACGGGGCGAATGCAAGGCAGCGCTTCCGGCACATCACGGTGCCGATGCTCGGTCCGGTCATGCAGATCATTATCATGCTGGCCATCATCGCTTCGCTGAAAGGCTACGAAAGCATCATGGTCATCACCGAAGGCGGGCCGATCGGCAAGACGGAAGTCATGTATTTGTATTTGTACAAGCTGCTTTTCCCCGTCGCGTCGACCGGGACCGTCGTCGAGCAGCAGTTCGGCTACGGAAGCGCCGTCGGGTTCGCGACCGCCCTGATCGTCGGGGCGATCACCCTGCTTTACCAATACCTGTCGAGAAAAATGAACAAGGTGTTCTAGGAGGCGATCCGCGGCATGGAAAAACAACGAATCGTCGGGGAAGCGAAGCCCGGCCTGCGGCTCGCCGGCTTCGGCGGAAAGGCGCTCATGTGGGCGTTCCTGCTGGCGACCGCCGTCTTGACGCTGTTCCCCGTCCTGATGACGCTGATCGGGTCGCTCAAGACGAACGCCGAGCTGATGGGCGGAGGGCGTCTGCTGCCCGAAACGTGGCAGTTCGGCAATTACGCGGAAGCGTGGAAGCAGAGCAATTTCGCCCGATATACGTGGAACAGCTTCTTCATGAGCGCGATGGCGACGATCGGCACGCTGCTTGTCTCGGCGATGGCGGCCTATGTCGTCGATCGGCGCCGATTCCCCGGCAGAGCGCTGTATGTGGGGCTTCAGTCGGCCACGATGTTCATCTCGGTCGGCGCCGTCGTGCTGCGGCCGCAGTTCGACCTGATGGTCAAGCTGCATTTGAATACGAGCCTGTGGGGCGTCATTCTCATTTTGATCAGCGCGCACGCGACGACCTTTTTCATCCTGCTCGGCTTCTTCAAGGCGATTCCCCGGGAGCTGGACGAGGCGGCGATGATCGACGGCTCGAGCTTCATCAAAAGCTTTTTCCGGATCATCCTGCCGCTGCTGACGCCGGGTCTCGGGGTCGCCGGACTGTTCGCCTTCCGGCACGCATGGAACGAGTATATCCTGCCGCTCGTGTTCACGATGACGAATCCGAAGCTGCAGACGCTGACCGTAGGGCTTGCCAATTTGCGCTACGGGTCGTCCGCCGCCATGCAGACGAATCTGATGATGGCCGGGGCGTTTCTGTCGATTTTGCCGATGCTGCTCGTATATATCGTCGCGAACAAATCGTTCATGCAGGTGACGGCCGGCTCGGTCAAAGGGTAACGGCAGGCCGTTCGATATCGCTTCGCAACCCGCTTAATAAAAACAAGGAGGTTCACCTTATCATGAATCCGATCACGATCGGGCCGCTTGCGTCCAGCTCCGCCATCCGGCGTCACCCGGCCAATCCGCTGCTCGCTCCGAAGGACGTGCCGTACGGGCCGGCGATGGTATTTAACGCGGGAGTCGCCAAATACCAGGGCAAATATGTCATGGTGTTCCGCAACGACTACGGCGACGAGGAAAAGCAAACCGTCGCGCCGTTCAGCACGACGAATCTGGGGCTCGCGTTCAGCGACGACGGCATCCACTGGGACGTGCGGCCGACCCCGTGCTGGTCGTGGAACGACGACGAGGTCATCCGGGTGTACGATCCGCGGCTGACCGTCATCGACGGCAAATGCTGCATGTGCTTTGCGGTCGATACGAAGCACGGGCTGCGCGGCGGAATCGCGTCGACCGAAGATTTCGAGCGGTTCGAGGTGCTCAGCCTGTCGGTGCCGGACAACCGGAACATGGTGCTGTTTCCGGAGCGGATCGGGGGCCGCTACGTGCGGCTCGAGCGGCCGTTTCCCGTTTACAGCCGGGGCGGCGTCGACCGCTTCGACATGTGGCTCAGCGACTCTCCCGATCTGAAATATTGGGGCGGCTCGAAGCTCGTGCTGGCCGTCGAGCAGGTGCCGTTCGCCAACGACAAAGTCGGGCCCGGCGCGCCTCCCGTCAAGACGGACAAAGGCTGGCTGACGACGTTCCACGCCGTCGACATCGACCCGGGCCGGGGCAAAAACGGCTGGGAGCCCGCCTGGAAAAAACGCTATTCGGCGGGCATCATGCTGCTCGACCTGGACGATCCGGGCAAGATCGTCGGCATGGCCAGGTCGCCGCTGCTCGCGCCGGAAGCGCCGTACGAGACGGCGGGCGGCTTCCGCAACGACGTCATTTTCCCCGGCGGAATGATTCTCGAGGACTCCGGGGAAGTCAAAATTTACTACGGCGCCGCCGATACGGTGGAGTGCCTCGCGACCGCCCATGTCGACGATCTCGTCCGGCTCTGCCTGGAAGGCAACTGACGCGGACCGAATGAGGAGGATGAAGATGAGCGAAGAGCGGACGAAGGTCGTCGCTTTGCCGGCGGAAAACGTGCCGATATCGCATGAAGCGGACGTGGTGGTCGTCGGAGGCGGAGCCTCGGGGATCGCCGCCGCCATCGCCGCGGCCGCGAACGGGGCAAAGACGCTGCTGATCGAGCAGAGAGGGTTTCTTGGCGGGATGGGGACGGTATCGCTCGTCCCGGCGTTTTGCCCGTTTACCGATAAGGAGAAGCCGATCGTCCGGGGCATCGGCATGAAGCTGATGGAACGGATGAAGCTCGCCTGCAACGAGGACTATCGCAAGGAGTACGAAAACGCGCTGGACTGGGTGCCGATCGATCCGGAAACGCTGAAACGGGTATACGACGACGCGGCGGAGGAGCACGGGGTTCAGCTGTTGTTCCATACGTTCGTCTACGACGTTCTGCTGTCGGACGATAGACGGAATATCGAAGGTCTCGTCATCGTCAACAAGTCCGGCCGTTCGGTCGTCCGCTGCCGCTATTGCATCGACGCGACCGGCGACGCCGACATCGCGGCCTTGGCGGGAGTGCCGTTCCAGAAGGGCGGGGAACAGGGGGAACTGCAGCCGGGGAGCATGTGTTATTTGCTCGCCAACGTCGACCGGCAAGCGTTCAAGCGGTTTCTGGAGCGGACCGGGGATACCGGCCAACTGCACAAAACGGTGGAGCGCGCGATCGAAGAAGGCGCTTTGCCGGAAGGGCGCAAGTCGATCAGCGGACTGGCTTGGGTGAACGATTACCTGGTCGGCGTCAACTTCGGGCACGTGTTCGGCATCGACGGCACGAAGGCCGAGGATTTGACCCGCGGCGCCATCGAGGGCCGGCGGCTCGTCGAGCGGCAGATCCGGTTTTTCCGCGACTTCGTTCCCGGTTTCGAGCGGGCGCATTTGGTCGCGAGCGGCGAGCAGGTCGGCATCCGGGAAACCCGCCGGATTCAAGGGGATTACGTGCTGACGGTCGACGATTTCGTCGAGGCCCGCTCGTTCCCGGACGATATCGCCCGTAACGCCTATTACATCGACATTCACCTCGCGAACAGCAAGGCGAATATGACGTTCACGCATTTGAAGCCGGGCGAGTCGCACGGCGTGCCGTACCGCGTCCTGTTGCCCGTCGGCATCGACAACCTGTGGGTCCCGGGACGCGCCGCATCGGCGGACCGGGCGGTGCAGGGCTCGCTGCGCGTCATGCCGAATTGCTTTGCCATGGGGCAGGCTTCCGGCACGGCCGCGGCGATGGCGCTGCGCGAAGGCGCCGGCTCGCGGGGCGTGTCCGTTCCCGAGCTGCAGCGCAAGCTGCTTGCGCAAGGGGCGTGGCTTGGCGAGGCGTTCGCCGCCGGCGCGGACGGGGATGCGGTACGGGCATGAAAAGCGTGCCGCTGAGCGAGGCTTTTTTTCACGGAGCGGTGTCGCTTGAACATACGGGGAGAGGCATCAAGCCGTGGCGCATTCCGTACCGGGATTACGAGCTGTTCCCGCCGGACGGCATCGGCGGGAAAGCGGAAATATGCGCCGGCGTGCGGCTGCGGCTGCGCACCGGCTCCGACGCCGTCGCCGTCCGGTTCGAGCCGCTCGCGGAGGACGCCCGCCTGGATTGCATCGCAAACGAAAGCTTGCGGTTTACGGCCGATATCCGGCGAGGGGAGGCGAAAGCCGTTTTCTCCGGATTTCCCGAAGGCGCGAATATCCTTGAAATTTACTTGCCTCAAAACGCCGGCATGACCGTGACGGGGTTGTCGGTATCGTCCGGCTTCGACGCCGAGCCTTGGCCCGACAACCGGCCGCGCTGGATCGCTTACGGCAGCTCGATCACCCAGTGCGCGGACGCGTCGAGCCCGTCCCGCACGTGGCCGGCCATCGCCGCCCGCAAGCTCGGGTTCAACCTCACCTGCCTCGGCTTTTCGGGCAACTGCCACCTGGAGCCGATGGTCGCCCGGACGATCCGGGATTTGCCGGCCGATTTCATCTCGCTGTGCGTCGGCATCAACGTATATGGCGCCGCCACGCTCAGCCCGCGCGCCTTCAAGCCCGCGCTGATCGGCATGCTGGAGACGATCCGCGACCGGCATGCCGAAACGCCGCTGCTGGTCGTTTCCCCCATCTACGGAACGGTTCGGGAAACGGAGGAAAATGCGCTTGGCTTTACGCTGCCCGCGATGCGGCAGGACGTTCGCGAAACGGTCGAGCTGCTGCAAAGGCGCGGCGATCGCGGCATCCGTTACCTGGACGGCCTGGCGCTGTTCGGCCCGGAGGACGCGGCTTTTTTGCCGGACGGGCTGCATCCGAATGCCGAGGGCTACGAGAGGATCGGGGCGAGGTTTGCCGAGTTGGCCATGCAAGAATAGCATCGAATACTTCGCGGCAGGGTCTCGTCTCCGATCGGGAGAAGAGGCCCTGCTCTTTTTCCGAAGTTCCGAAACGCTTCGTTTCCCTTGCCGTATGGATAACTTAAGGTTTGTTTGCGAAAAGGAGGAAGATGCATGTTTCAGGAATGGAACGATCGTCTGTCCGAGTTAAAAAGCAAGCGGCGTCAGCGGGACAACTGGAACCGACGCGAGGAGGAGCTGCGGCAGGAGCTGAAGCTCGCAATCCGCGATCGCGACCGGTTGGCGGATGCGCTGCGGGAAGAGCAGAGGGATGTCGAGCGGTTAAATTCGCTGTCGCTCGGGGCTTTGTTTTATTCGTTCATCGGCAAAAAGCAGGAGAAGCTGTCCCGGGAAGAGGAAGAGGCGCTGCAGGCCCGGCTGCGTTACGAGGAGGCTGCCGACCATGTCGCCGATCTGGAAGCCGAGCTTGCGGAACTGAAGCGCAATTTGGCCGAGGTCCGAAGCGTCGATGCGGAAATCGCGTCCGTCATGCAAGAGAAGACCGGTCTTATCCGGGAGCGGCTGCCCGTCCTTGCTTCCGAATTGCAGGAGATTACGGATGCGGAATCGGAGGCGGGGGCCGACATCAAAGAGCTGAAGGAAGCGGCTTCAGCGGGCCAATCCGTTCTCGAAGCGCTGGACAGCGCCCAGGCCAAGCTGGAATCGGCCCAAAACTGGGGCACTTACGATATGCTGGGCGGAGGCCTTATCGCCACTTCCGTCAAGCACAGCCGAATCGACGAGGCCCGCTCCGCCATCCATGCGGCCCAAAACCGGCTGCGGCGGTTTCAGACCGAGCTGGCCGACGTGCAGAAGGACGTAAACGTCCCGATTGAAATCGGCGGCATGCTCACGTTCGCCGACTACTTCTTTGACGGCGTGATTTCCGATTGGATCGTTCAAGGGCGGATCAAAGAGTCGCAGGAACGGGTCCGGGAAAAGCGCGCGCAAATCGGCGGAATCGTATCGGAGCTTGAAGCGGAGCGGCGGAAAGCGGAAGCGAAGCTGGCCGAGCTCGCCCGCAAACGCACGCAGCTTGTGGAGAACGCGTAGTCTCGTACCTCCTTGGGGCCCGCCGCAAGGGCCCCGGCGCCAGGATCGGCGGCCGGGAGCCGCCGCCGGGCAAAGCCCAAGCGGCCCGCCGCGTTCAACCGGCGGAGACGACCGTCAGCGGGTAGCCCGCCTTGCGGTACACCTCCGCCTCGTATTCGTCGAGCCGGCCGTCGGTAATGATTTCGTCGAACGAATCGAGATCGGCGAATATGGCCAGCGAATTGTAGCTGAATTTCGTGGAGTCGGCCAGCAGGATGCTTTTGCTTGCGGCGCTCATCGTCGTCTGCCGCGCGCCAACGAGCACGGGAGACCAGGCCATCGCTCCTTTGGCATGGGATACCGCCTCGCA
Coding sequences within it:
- a CDS encoding helix-turn-helix domain-containing protein: MHQPEPEPEHEHEPIKLCIIDDIKSVVEGLTAIDWSAFGIEVAGVSYNGEEGLALIEREKPDIVITDIRMPRMDGLAMLEAVLGLKASCRVILVSGYTDFEYAKQAVRLGAFDFVVKPFTEEDIAGAVLKAKEQTLEERSKLLGAKEMERKVRESLPLLRQEYFLLLVRFSTPWEQAKRRWEFLQVDLEPRGFVVMLLQIDGFEERVARRPVQEVELIRFSLQNIAEETIREFARCIVFPAKHNRFVAVLNEPSSSSPTRIAERICKNVERYADFTVSIGVGGRVDDVGELPRSLRQADRALAYHLYTEGNGAIGYDELPPSDSQAPLGLEQKDELLLALRSGNGERAAGIVSEMTAAFQRLPAQPHPDYLLSLYEELAASAIRKLYELVPQPEVQPLVDRFKAGRSESGASLTGLEQQLLALCRDGADLIRKNSLSEGQAIIYKALDYVKAHLGRNVAVTECAAHVHLSSSYFASLFKRVTGMTFTQYVTAERIQKAKALILGGMSVQEVAGAVGYEERRYFSEMFKKATGLTPSEFRESYVPGGDNEPKA
- a CDS encoding ABC transporter substrate-binding protein, with the protein product MWKKAMGIGLVTVLAGSLAACGGSNSNSNAEPTPSGSGSPSSSASASPAASSGEKKTIAYWTGDRHDQEYIKELIAEFNAANEDNIEVEMTVLSENYNQSVDIAFSSNQAPDLLRIKSGNAETFVKKGYLAPIDEYVTEDMKTKFSSVLLDGVNIFDGKLYSLPNSGQTLRLVYNKDLFEKAGIAKPPESLQEMADAAKKITEAGKKEGAYGFALNFKNPKSAFDRSVREILSLSGYQGLGFDYKTGQFDFGPYSQVIEYFKQMYDDGSIMPGAETLDIDPLRAQFAAGKIGMYLSFSTEPGVYKDQFPTEVDWAAALAPTLDGTRKGTSEIVSAGTWLGISEKSANKDAAWKFMQYMYGDEILTTYHEKGFGISVVPSIAEKAQNPDVPGMEGFLVGEFDSLWPVSPVVTPEGATYGDDFFKYMLSGGDLAKITEDLNKRYNDALTKAAEKGDVKVTPNPSFDPAALKG
- a CDS encoding carbohydrate ABC transporter permease gives rise to the protein MSKWKRLQENSLLLFPSVVLTLALGIYPLVWVLRYMFYDYPGYGTALFVGLDNFRRLAEDKLFWDSVVNTLVFAAGKLVLTIPLSLLLAVILNGKIRGRSFLRAVYFMPTVISTAVISIVFYIIFNSYNGMVNQLLMQIGLVGEPIEWLGPKHAMLTVILVAVWGAVGNYMLLFLAGLQSIPHDLYESAAIDGANARQRFRHITVPMLGPVMQIIIMLAIIASLKGYESIMVITEGGPIGKTEVMYLYLYKLLFPVASTGTVVEQQFGYGSAVGFATALIVGAITLLYQYLSRKMNKVF
- a CDS encoding carbohydrate ABC transporter permease codes for the protein MWAFLLATAVLTLFPVLMTLIGSLKTNAELMGGGRLLPETWQFGNYAEAWKQSNFARYTWNSFFMSAMATIGTLLVSAMAAYVVDRRRFPGRALYVGLQSATMFISVGAVVLRPQFDLMVKLHLNTSLWGVILILISAHATTFFILLGFFKAIPRELDEAAMIDGSSFIKSFFRIILPLLTPGLGVAGLFAFRHAWNEYILPLVFTMTNPKLQTLTVGLANLRYGSSAAMQTNLMMAGAFLSILPMLLVYIVANKSFMQVTAGSVKG
- a CDS encoding glycoside hydrolase family 130 protein, with protein sequence MNPITIGPLASSSAIRRHPANPLLAPKDVPYGPAMVFNAGVAKYQGKYVMVFRNDYGDEEKQTVAPFSTTNLGLAFSDDGIHWDVRPTPCWSWNDDEVIRVYDPRLTVIDGKCCMCFAVDTKHGLRGGIASTEDFERFEVLSLSVPDNRNMVLFPERIGGRYVRLERPFPVYSRGGVDRFDMWLSDSPDLKYWGGSKLVLAVEQVPFANDKVGPGAPPVKTDKGWLTTFHAVDIDPGRGKNGWEPAWKKRYSAGIMLLDLDDPGKIVGMARSPLLAPEAPYETAGGFRNDVIFPGGMILEDSGEVKIYYGAADTVECLATAHVDDLVRLCLEGN
- a CDS encoding FAD-dependent oxidoreductase, which gives rise to MSEERTKVVALPAENVPISHEADVVVVGGGASGIAAAIAAAANGAKTLLIEQRGFLGGMGTVSLVPAFCPFTDKEKPIVRGIGMKLMERMKLACNEDYRKEYENALDWVPIDPETLKRVYDDAAEEHGVQLLFHTFVYDVLLSDDRRNIEGLVIVNKSGRSVVRCRYCIDATGDADIAALAGVPFQKGGEQGELQPGSMCYLLANVDRQAFKRFLERTGDTGQLHKTVERAIEEGALPEGRKSISGLAWVNDYLVGVNFGHVFGIDGTKAEDLTRGAIEGRRLVERQIRFFRDFVPGFERAHLVASGEQVGIRETRRIQGDYVLTVDDFVEARSFPDDIARNAYYIDIHLANSKANMTFTHLKPGESHGVPYRVLLPVGIDNLWVPGRAASADRAVQGSLRVMPNCFAMGQASGTAAAMALREGAGSRGVSVPELQRKLLAQGAWLGEAFAAGADGDAVRA
- a CDS encoding SGNH/GDSL hydrolase family protein, with protein sequence MKSVPLSEAFFHGAVSLEHTGRGIKPWRIPYRDYELFPPDGIGGKAEICAGVRLRLRTGSDAVAVRFEPLAEDARLDCIANESLRFTADIRRGEAKAVFSGFPEGANILEIYLPQNAGMTVTGLSVSSGFDAEPWPDNRPRWIAYGSSITQCADASSPSRTWPAIAARKLGFNLTCLGFSGNCHLEPMVARTIRDLPADFISLCVGINVYGAATLSPRAFKPALIGMLETIRDRHAETPLLVVSPIYGTVRETEENALGFTLPAMRQDVRETVELLQRRGDRGIRYLDGLALFGPEDAAFLPDGLHPNAEGYERIGARFAELAMQE